One window from the genome of Cyclobacterium amurskyense encodes:
- a CDS encoding RidA family protein produces MTIKIHQILLLTIFLLVGQLESTFAQNSGNDPEAKLKEMGITLKVPGEPTANFVLAVQVGNLVFLSGHGPMQENGEYMKGKVGSELTVEQGAEAARLTGISLLSSLKHTIGSLNRVKRIVKVLGMVNCVPTFEQQPIVMHGFSDFMVEVFGESGKHARSAVGMGSLPFGIPVEIEMIVELKEE; encoded by the coding sequence ATGACTATTAAAATTCATCAAATACTATTACTGACAATTTTTCTTTTGGTTGGTCAGTTAGAATCCACTTTTGCACAAAATTCAGGTAACGATCCCGAAGCAAAATTAAAGGAAATGGGAATAACCCTAAAAGTTCCTGGCGAGCCTACAGCTAATTTTGTATTGGCCGTTCAGGTTGGTAACCTGGTATTCCTTTCAGGCCATGGCCCTATGCAAGAAAATGGTGAATACATGAAAGGTAAAGTTGGTTCAGAGCTTACTGTTGAACAAGGAGCAGAAGCTGCAAGATTGACAGGGATTTCACTATTGAGCTCACTTAAACATACCATAGGATCACTTAATAGAGTAAAAAGAATCGTAAAAGTGCTTGGAATGGTCAATTGTGTACCTACTTTTGAGCAGCAGCCAATAGTTATGCATGGATTCTCTGATTTTATGGTTGAAGTATTCGGTGAGAGTGGTAAACATGCGCGTTCTGCTGTAGGTATGGGGTCTTTACCTTTTGGCATCCCTGTAGAAATTGAAATGATAGTAGAGCTGAAAGAAGAATAA